In Streptomyces sclerotialus, one genomic interval encodes:
- the dnaG gene encoding DNA primase: MAGRINDDDVRAVRDAVPIDAVVSEYLQLRNAGGGNLKGLCPFHDEKSPSFHVSPAKGLYHCFGCQEGGDTVDFIMKVDHLSFAETIERLASQAGITLRYEEGGYAPGRQQGERTRLVEAHKIAAQFYIDQLDSPEAEIGRKFLAERGFDQAAAHHFGVGYSPAGWDHLTRFLRGRGFTDKELILSGLSQDGRRGPIDRFRGRLMWPIRDIAGEVVGFGARKLRDDDNGPKYLNTPETPIYRKSHVLYGIDLAKKEIAKGNRAVVVEGYTDVMACHLAGVRSAIATCGTAFGGEHIKILRRLLMDNGSAGVIFTFDGDAAGQKAALRAFEDDQKFAAETYIAIAPDGMDPCELRIAKGDEAVVDLVEPRTPLFAFALRTIVSQYHLDYEEGQVAALNAAVPVVAKIKDRTLRSRYATRLGGMVGLTSPAEEEAVRRRVHALAASYERGGARQQPSRAPSGREARTGDGQPERPAVPRGPRLDLRTPARRVERELLKLALQRPDLVAPTFDAYGADEFTAPPYAAVREAIATAGGTAAADAGYLARVREAAPDDTVDAMIRELAMEQLLTRRDPDELYAGTQLAAVRLAAVDRRIGEIQGAMRRCESGGDMTAYTALQQELWVLEQYARSLRERGAAAL; the protein is encoded by the coding sequence GTGGCAGGCAGGATCAACGACGACGACGTGCGGGCGGTGCGGGACGCGGTCCCGATCGACGCCGTCGTGTCCGAGTACCTCCAGCTCCGCAACGCCGGCGGCGGCAATCTGAAGGGCCTGTGCCCCTTCCACGACGAGAAGTCCCCCTCCTTCCACGTCAGCCCCGCCAAGGGGCTGTACCACTGCTTCGGCTGCCAGGAGGGCGGCGACACCGTCGACTTCATCATGAAGGTCGACCACCTCTCCTTCGCCGAGACCATCGAGCGCCTGGCCTCCCAGGCCGGCATCACCCTGCGGTACGAGGAGGGCGGTTACGCCCCCGGCCGGCAGCAGGGCGAGCGGACCCGGCTGGTCGAGGCCCACAAGATCGCCGCGCAGTTCTACATCGACCAGCTGGACAGCCCCGAGGCCGAGATCGGCCGGAAGTTCCTCGCCGAGCGCGGCTTCGACCAGGCCGCGGCCCACCACTTCGGCGTCGGCTACAGCCCGGCCGGCTGGGACCACCTCACCCGCTTCCTGCGCGGCCGCGGCTTCACCGACAAGGAGCTGATCCTCTCCGGCCTCTCCCAGGACGGCCGCCGCGGCCCCATCGACCGCTTCCGCGGCCGCCTGATGTGGCCCATCCGCGACATCGCCGGCGAGGTCGTCGGCTTCGGCGCGCGCAAGCTCCGGGACGACGACAACGGCCCGAAGTACCTCAACACCCCCGAGACGCCGATCTACCGCAAGTCCCATGTGCTGTACGGCATCGACCTCGCCAAGAAGGAGATCGCCAAGGGGAACCGCGCGGTCGTGGTCGAGGGCTACACCGACGTCATGGCCTGCCACCTCGCCGGCGTCCGCAGCGCCATCGCCACCTGCGGTACGGCCTTCGGCGGCGAGCACATCAAGATCCTGCGCCGCCTGCTGATGGACAACGGCTCGGCGGGCGTGATCTTCACCTTCGACGGCGACGCCGCGGGCCAGAAGGCGGCCCTCCGCGCCTTCGAGGACGACCAGAAGTTCGCGGCCGAGACCTACATCGCCATCGCGCCCGACGGCATGGACCCCTGCGAGCTGCGCATCGCCAAGGGCGACGAAGCGGTCGTCGACCTCGTGGAGCCCCGCACCCCGCTCTTCGCCTTCGCCCTCCGCACCATCGTCTCCCAGTACCACCTCGACTACGAGGAAGGCCAGGTCGCCGCGTTGAACGCGGCCGTCCCCGTGGTCGCCAAGATCAAGGACCGGACCCTGCGCAGCCGGTACGCCACCCGGCTCGGCGGCATGGTCGGCCTCACCTCCCCCGCCGAGGAAGAGGCGGTGCGCCGCCGTGTGCACGCCCTGGCGGCCAGCTACGAGCGCGGCGGCGCGCGGCAGCAGCCGTCCCGCGCGCCGTCCGGTCGCGAAGCCAGGACCGGAGACGGGCAGCCGGAGCGGCCCGCCGTCCCCCGCGGCCCGCGCCTGGACCTGCGTACCCCCGCCCGCCGTGTCGAGCGCGAACTGCTGAAGCTCGCCCTCCAGCGCCCCGACCTGGTGGCCCCGACCTTCGACGCCTACGGTGCCGACGAGTTCACCGCGCCGCCGTACGCCGCCGTGCGCGAGGCCATCGCCACGGCCGGCGGCACGGCAGCGGCCGACGCCGGCTATCTGGCGCGGGTCCGCGAGGCCGCGCCCGACGACACCGTCGACGCCATGATCAGGGAGCTGGCCATGGAGCAGCTCCTGACCCGGCGTGATCCGGACGAGCTGTACGCCGGTACCCAGCTGGCCGCCGTGCGGCTGGCCGCCGTGGACCGGCGCATCGGCGAGATCCAGGGCGCCATGCGCCGCTGCGAGTCCGGCGGCGACATGACGGCCTACACCGCCCTCCAGCAAGAGCTCTGGGTCCTGGAGCAGTACGCCCGCTCCCTCCGCGAGCGCGGCGCCGCGGCACTCTGA
- a CDS encoding GNAT family N-acetyltransferase, which produces MEIRTTPAPVADIFDLRWSVLRPGLPAEAAVYPEDADPGVFHMAAYAGDTVAACATFFPDPVPGEEEVPAYRFRGMASAPEVRGRGFGAAVLRAGIEEAARRGAERVWCNGRVSARGFYERMGFTTDGETFDIVPSGAHHRFVLKIAAAG; this is translated from the coding sequence ATGGAGATCCGTACGACGCCCGCGCCGGTGGCGGACATCTTCGACCTCCGCTGGTCGGTGCTGCGCCCCGGGCTGCCCGCCGAGGCCGCCGTGTACCCGGAGGACGCCGATCCCGGCGTCTTCCACATGGCGGCCTACGCCGGTGACACCGTGGCGGCCTGCGCGACCTTCTTCCCCGACCCCGTGCCGGGCGAGGAGGAGGTCCCCGCGTACCGCTTCCGGGGGATGGCCAGCGCCCCGGAGGTGCGCGGCCGGGGCTTCGGTGCCGCCGTGCTGCGCGCCGGCATCGAGGAAGCGGCGCGCAGAGGTGCCGAGCGCGTGTGGTGCAACGGGCGGGTCTCCGCGCGCGGCTTCTACGAGCGGATGGGCTTCACCACGGACGGTGAGACCTTCGACATCGTGCCGAGTGGCGCACATCACCGCTTCGTCCTGAAGATCGCCGCGGCCGGCTGA
- a CDS encoding NAD(P)/FAD-dependent oxidoreductase, with protein sequence MVDAHQTFVIVGGGLAGAKAAETLRSEGFSGRVILICDERDHPYERPPLSKDFLIGKAERDSVFVHEPAWYAQSDIELHLGQPAVALDPVARTVRLGDGTLIAYDKLLLATGAEPRRLDIPGTDLAGVHHLRRLAHAERLRGVLASLGRDNGHLVIAGAGWIGLEVAAAARSYGAEVTLVEPAPTPLHGVLGPEIGGLFTELHREHGVRFHFGATLTEITGQGGVVLAAQTDDGEEHPAHDVLAAIGAAPRTALAEQAGLALVDRAEGGGIVVDASLRTSDPHIFAAGDVAAAAHPVLDTRLRVEHWANALNGGPAAARAMLGQEVSYDRIPYFFSDQYDVGLEYSGYAPPGSYEQVVLRGDVGKREFIAFWLDGGGRPLAAMNVNVWDVTEPLQAMIRAGRGLDAEALADPAVPLESFLS encoded by the coding sequence GTGGTCGACGCACACCAGACGTTCGTCATCGTCGGCGGTGGCCTGGCCGGGGCAAAGGCAGCCGAGACCCTCCGGTCGGAGGGGTTCAGCGGCCGGGTGATCCTCATCTGTGACGAGCGCGACCACCCGTACGAACGGCCGCCGCTGTCCAAGGACTTCCTGATCGGCAAGGCCGAGCGGGACAGCGTCTTCGTGCACGAACCCGCGTGGTACGCGCAGAGCGACATCGAACTGCACCTCGGCCAGCCCGCCGTCGCCCTGGACCCGGTCGCCCGTACGGTACGGCTCGGGGACGGCACCCTCATCGCGTACGACAAGCTGCTCCTGGCCACCGGCGCCGAGCCGCGCCGCCTGGACATCCCCGGCACCGACCTGGCCGGCGTCCACCACCTGCGCCGCCTCGCGCACGCCGAGCGGCTGCGCGGCGTACTGGCCTCCCTCGGCCGGGACAACGGCCACCTCGTCATCGCGGGCGCCGGCTGGATCGGCCTGGAGGTCGCCGCGGCCGCCCGCTCCTACGGCGCCGAGGTCACCCTCGTCGAGCCCGCGCCGACCCCGCTGCACGGCGTGCTCGGCCCCGAGATCGGCGGGCTCTTCACCGAGCTGCACCGCGAGCACGGCGTCCGCTTCCACTTCGGCGCCACCCTCACCGAGATCACCGGGCAGGGCGGCGTCGTCCTGGCCGCGCAGACCGACGACGGCGAGGAGCACCCGGCGCACGACGTGCTCGCCGCCATCGGCGCCGCGCCCCGCACCGCCCTCGCCGAGCAGGCCGGGCTCGCCCTCGTGGACCGCGCGGAGGGCGGCGGCATCGTCGTCGACGCCTCGCTGCGCACCTCCGACCCGCACATCTTCGCGGCCGGTGACGTGGCCGCGGCGGCCCACCCGGTCCTGGACACCCGGCTGCGCGTGGAGCACTGGGCCAACGCGCTCAACGGCGGCCCGGCCGCGGCCCGCGCCATGCTCGGCCAGGAGGTCTCCTACGACCGCATCCCGTACTTCTTCTCCGACCAGTACGACGTCGGCCTGGAGTACTCCGGCTACGCCCCGCCCGGCTCGTACGAGCAGGTCGTGCTCCGCGGTGACGTCGGCAAGCGCGAGTTCATCGCCTTCTGGCTGGACGGCGGCGGCCGGCCGCTCGCCGCGATGAACGTCAACGTGTGGGACGTCACCGAACCGCTCCAGGCCATGATCCGCGCCGGCCGTGGCCTGGACGCCGAGGCGCTGGCCGATCCAGCGGTGCCGCTGGAGTCGTTCCTGTCGTAG
- a CDS encoding deoxyguanosinetriphosphate triphosphohydrolase, protein MTGTPFQPTGRPAHEDGAGPAPRAETRAGRVPRPDAHASYDAHASYDAHARYEVHAPYEADPDAPPNPTDPAAPGLPEYTGYTPADAERWVAEPDKRPGRTAFQRDRARVLHSAALRRLAGKTQVVTPGDAASGAGRPHAWDATPRTRLTHSLECAQVGRELGAALGCDPDLVETACLAHDLGHPPFGHNGEQALNEVAEDCGGFEGNAQSLRLLARLEPKRFVTADDGRVVSVGLNLTRAALDAATKYPWRRGGHPEDPRSRKFGVYADDLPVFRWLRQGAPEGARSFEAQVMDWSDDVAYSVHDVEDGLHAGHLDPAVLYAEPERTEIFAVAADRYAPGAGDAELGAALDRLLGQEWWPHAYDGSALAQARLKDATSQLIGRFCLAAETATREAYGDGHLTRYRAELVVPEEARLECAVLKAVADRYVMQRPDQEALRAEQRVIIVELAGALLARAPDGLDPQFRSLFDAAGDDTARLRAVIDQIAALTDASARTLHARLTRRTGHAQPKRPPVRDN, encoded by the coding sequence ATGACGGGTACGCCCTTTCAGCCCACCGGCCGTCCGGCACACGAGGACGGCGCAGGACCCGCGCCGCGCGCCGAAACCCGCGCCGGCCGGGTACCGCGCCCCGACGCACACGCCTCGTACGACGCACACGCCTCGTACGACGCACACGCCCGGTACGAGGTGCACGCTCCCTACGAGGCAGACCCCGACGCGCCGCCGAATCCCACGGATCCGGCGGCGCCGGGACTGCCCGAGTACACCGGCTACACGCCCGCCGACGCCGAGCGCTGGGTGGCCGAGCCGGACAAGCGGCCGGGCCGTACGGCCTTCCAGCGGGACCGCGCACGGGTGCTGCACTCCGCCGCGCTGCGCAGGCTGGCCGGCAAGACGCAGGTCGTCACGCCCGGTGACGCCGCGTCCGGCGCGGGCCGGCCGCACGCCTGGGACGCCACCCCACGGACCCGGCTCACGCACTCCCTGGAGTGCGCGCAGGTGGGGCGGGAGCTGGGCGCCGCGCTCGGCTGCGACCCGGACCTGGTGGAGACGGCGTGCCTGGCGCACGACCTGGGCCACCCGCCCTTCGGGCACAACGGCGAACAGGCCCTGAACGAAGTGGCCGAGGACTGCGGCGGCTTCGAGGGCAACGCGCAGTCCCTGCGGCTGCTGGCCCGCCTCGAACCGAAACGGTTCGTCACCGCGGACGACGGCCGTGTCGTCAGCGTGGGGCTCAACCTCACGCGCGCCGCCCTGGACGCGGCGACCAAGTACCCCTGGAGGCGCGGCGGCCACCCTGAGGACCCGCGTTCGCGGAAGTTCGGGGTGTACGCCGACGACCTGCCCGTCTTCCGGTGGCTGCGGCAGGGCGCCCCCGAAGGGGCACGCAGCTTCGAGGCACAGGTCATGGACTGGTCGGACGACGTGGCCTACTCGGTGCACGACGTGGAGGACGGGCTGCACGCCGGGCACCTGGACCCGGCCGTGCTGTACGCGGAGCCCGAGCGCACGGAGATCTTCGCGGTGGCCGCCGACCGGTACGCGCCCGGCGCCGGCGACGCGGAGCTGGGCGCAGCGCTGGACCGGCTGCTGGGCCAGGAGTGGTGGCCGCACGCCTACGACGGCTCCGCGCTCGCCCAGGCCCGGCTCAAGGACGCCACCAGCCAGCTCATCGGCCGCTTCTGCCTGGCCGCCGAGACCGCCACCCGCGAGGCGTACGGTGACGGGCACCTCACCCGCTACCGGGCCGAGCTGGTCGTCCCCGAGGAGGCCCGCCTGGAATGCGCCGTACTGAAGGCGGTCGCCGACCGGTACGTGATGCAGCGGCCCGACCAGGAAGCGCTGCGCGCCGAACAGCGGGTGATCATCGTGGAGCTGGCCGGGGCGCTGCTCGCACGGGCACCGGACGGCCTCGACCCGCAGTTCCGGTCGCTCTTCGACGCGGCAGGGGACGACACCGCCCGGTTGCGGGCCGTCATCGACCAGATCGCGGCCCTCACGGACGCCTCGGCGCGCACCCTGCACGCCCGCCTCACCCGTCGCACGGGCCACGCACAACCGAAGCGCCCGCCCGTGCGTGACAACTAA
- a CDS encoding sirohydrochlorin chelatase — translation MTEITAQLSTQLSRVRLHSRRTVTGAGGPERTPTLVAVAHGSRDPRALETVTALLDRVRAHRPGLPVRLGHIELNAPLLPDVLAGLDGDAVLVPLLLGRGYHVKCDIPAMAAAAPGVRTRIAAALGPHSLLAEALHARLTEAGTRPEAPGTGIVLAAAGSRDPDSAADTGRTARLLSARLGGTPVVPGYAAGAGATVEEAAAELRARGLRPVLASYFTAPGRFATASAAVLEAAAAPLGDHPALARLVLHRYDQALRSRTGSDREGAGAATVAV, via the coding sequence ATGACAGAGATCACCGCACAGCTCAGCACGCAGCTCAGCCGGGTCAGACTCCACAGCCGCCGCACGGTCACGGGCGCCGGCGGCCCGGAGCGGACGCCGACGCTCGTCGCGGTCGCACACGGCAGCCGTGACCCCCGCGCCCTGGAGACCGTCACCGCCCTGCTCGACCGGGTACGGGCCCACCGCCCCGGACTGCCGGTACGCCTGGGCCACATCGAACTGAACGCGCCCCTGCTGCCCGACGTGCTCGCCGGGCTCGACGGGGACGCCGTCCTCGTGCCGCTGCTGCTGGGCCGCGGCTACCACGTCAAGTGCGACATACCGGCGATGGCCGCCGCCGCTCCCGGTGTCAGGACCCGCATCGCCGCGGCGCTCGGACCGCACTCGCTGCTCGCCGAGGCGCTCCACGCACGCCTCACGGAGGCCGGGACGCGGCCCGAGGCGCCCGGCACGGGCATAGTCCTGGCGGCGGCCGGCTCCCGGGACCCGGACTCCGCCGCCGACACCGGGCGCACCGCCCGCCTGCTCTCCGCGCGGCTCGGCGGCACGCCCGTCGTCCCCGGTTACGCGGCGGGCGCCGGCGCCACCGTCGAGGAGGCCGCGGCCGAACTGCGCGCCCGTGGCCTGCGGCCCGTCCTGGCCTCGTACTTCACCGCTCCCGGCCGCTTCGCCACCGCTTCGGCCGCCGTGCTGGAGGCCGCCGCTGCCCCCCTCGGCGACCACCCGGCCCTCGCCCGTCTCGTCCTGCACCGCTACGACCAGGCGCTCCGCTCGCGCACCGGTTCCGACCGAGAAGGGGCGGGTGCGGCTACCGTCGCGGTATGA
- a CDS encoding molybdopterin oxidoreductase family protein: MKADVTTGTVDTHCPYCSLQCGMSLRPGEGGVRVVERPAFPVNRGALCGKGRTAAEVLDRRVRLTEPLVRDGGELRPATWDEALDRVAAGLGRAREAYGNDAVGVFGGGGLTNEKAYALGKFARVALGTSQIDYNGRFCMSSAAAAHGRAFGLDRGMPFPLADVARTGCVILVGSNLAETMPPALRYLTELRENGGRLIVVDPRRTRTAEAADLHLAPRPGTDLALALGLLHLVVAQGRTDEAFIAERTTGWAEARAAAMAHWPELVERITGVPVPQLRAAVAMFCDAASSMVLTARGPEQQAKGTDTVGAWINLCLATGRAGRELSGYGCLTGQGNGQGGREHGQKADQLPGYRKLDDPAAREHVAAVWGVPADSLPGPGRSAYELLDALGTDVRALLLMGSNPVVSAPRAAHVEDRIRALDFLAVADVVLSETAALADVVLPVTQWAEETGTTTNLEGRVLLRRRAVDPPPGVRTDLAVLNGLAARLGHEKGFPADAEEVFEELRRASAGGAADYAGISYRRIAAEDGVFWPCPDEAHPGTPRLFLDRFATPDGRARFVPVSHRASAEEADAEYPVLLTTGRVLAQYQSGAQTRRVAELNAAAPGPFVQLHPRLAERYGIAEGDRVAVESRRGRAVAPARLDDAIRTDTVFMPFHWPGEGRANSLTNPALDPTSRMPEFKVCAVRLTRLAP; this comes from the coding sequence ATGAAAGCCGACGTCACGACCGGCACGGTCGACACGCACTGCCCGTACTGCTCCCTGCAGTGCGGCATGTCGCTGCGCCCCGGGGAGGGCGGGGTCCGGGTGGTCGAGCGCCCGGCCTTCCCCGTGAACCGCGGGGCGCTGTGCGGGAAGGGCCGCACCGCGGCGGAGGTGCTGGACCGCCGGGTACGGCTGACCGAGCCGCTGGTCCGGGACGGCGGGGAGCTGCGCCCGGCCACCTGGGACGAGGCGCTGGACCGGGTGGCGGCGGGGCTGGGCCGGGCCCGGGAGGCGTACGGGAACGACGCGGTCGGCGTCTTCGGGGGCGGCGGGCTGACCAACGAGAAGGCGTACGCGCTGGGCAAGTTCGCGCGGGTCGCGCTCGGCACCTCGCAGATCGACTACAACGGGCGGTTCTGCATGTCCTCGGCCGCCGCCGCGCACGGGCGCGCCTTCGGCCTGGACCGCGGGATGCCGTTCCCGCTGGCGGACGTGGCGCGCACGGGGTGCGTGATCCTGGTCGGCTCCAACCTCGCCGAGACGATGCCGCCCGCGCTGCGCTACCTCACCGAACTGCGCGAGAACGGCGGCCGGCTGATCGTCGTCGACCCGCGCCGGACGAGGACCGCCGAGGCCGCCGATCTGCACCTCGCGCCGCGTCCCGGCACCGACCTCGCGCTGGCCCTCGGGCTGCTCCACCTCGTCGTCGCGCAGGGCCGTACGGACGAGGCGTTCATCGCGGAGCGCACCACCGGATGGGCCGAGGCGCGGGCCGCCGCGATGGCGCACTGGCCGGAGCTGGTGGAGCGGATCACCGGGGTGCCGGTGCCGCAACTGCGCGCGGCCGTCGCGATGTTCTGCGACGCCGCGTCCTCGATGGTGCTCACCGCGCGCGGCCCCGAACAGCAGGCGAAGGGCACCGACACGGTGGGCGCGTGGATCAACCTGTGCCTGGCCACCGGGCGGGCCGGCCGCGAGCTCTCCGGGTACGGCTGCCTCACGGGCCAGGGCAACGGCCAGGGCGGCCGTGAGCACGGCCAGAAGGCCGACCAGCTGCCCGGCTACCGCAAGCTCGACGACCCGGCCGCCAGGGAGCACGTCGCGGCCGTCTGGGGCGTCCCGGCGGACAGCCTGCCGGGGCCGGGGCGCAGCGCGTACGAGCTGCTGGACGCGCTCGGCACGGACGTACGGGCGCTGCTCCTGATGGGGTCCAACCCGGTCGTCTCCGCGCCGCGCGCCGCGCACGTCGAGGACCGTATCCGTGCGCTGGACTTCCTGGCCGTCGCGGACGTCGTCCTCTCCGAGACGGCGGCGCTGGCCGACGTCGTCCTGCCGGTGACGCAGTGGGCGGAGGAGACCGGCACCACGACGAACCTGGAGGGCCGCGTGCTGCTGCGCCGCCGGGCCGTCGACCCGCCGCCCGGCGTCCGTACGGACCTGGCGGTGCTGAACGGCCTGGCGGCCCGCCTGGGTCACGAGAAGGGCTTCCCCGCCGACGCCGAGGAGGTCTTCGAGGAGCTGCGCCGGGCCTCGGCGGGCGGCGCCGCGGACTACGCCGGCATCAGCTACCGGCGCATCGCGGCCGAGGACGGCGTGTTCTGGCCGTGCCCCGACGAGGCGCACCCGGGGACCCCGCGCCTCTTCCTCGACCGGTTCGCCACCCCGGACGGCCGGGCCCGCTTCGTGCCGGTCTCGCACCGCGCCTCGGCGGAGGAGGCCGACGCGGAGTACCCGGTGCTGCTGACGACCGGGCGGGTGCTGGCGCAGTACCAGTCGGGCGCGCAGACCCGGCGGGTCGCGGAGCTGAACGCGGCGGCCCCCGGCCCCTTCGTGCAGCTCCACCCGCGGCTGGCGGAGCGGTACGGGATCGCGGAGGGCGACCGGGTCGCGGTGGAGTCGCGGCGCGGCCGGGCGGTGGCACCGGCCCGCCTCGACGACGCCATCCGTACGGACACGGTCTTCATGCCCTTCCACTGGCCGGGCGAGGGCCGCGCCAACTCCCTCACCAACCCGGCCCTCGACCCCACCTCCCGCATGCCGGAGTTCAAGGTCTGCGCGGTCCGCCTGACACGGCTGGCCCCGTAG
- a CDS encoding winged helix DNA-binding protein has protein sequence MEYSHSDTELIQQPIGYWSWAAYKAVVTRTRGALAELGTTQPQWWILHQVAAAPDGRSRAEVTEVLRGYLDVGDALAEEIDTTVARGWITQDAGGRLRMTPEGAAFYAKAAALQKELWAERHEGITDAEYLTTLKVLQRFIHNTGGRAWHH, from the coding sequence ATGGAGTACTCGCACAGCGACACCGAACTGATCCAGCAGCCCATCGGCTACTGGAGCTGGGCCGCGTACAAGGCGGTCGTCACCCGCACCCGCGGGGCCCTCGCGGAACTGGGCACCACCCAGCCGCAGTGGTGGATCCTCCACCAGGTCGCCGCCGCGCCGGACGGCCGGTCCCGTGCGGAGGTGACCGAGGTGCTCCGGGGTTACCTGGACGTCGGCGACGCGCTGGCGGAGGAGATCGACACCACGGTCGCCCGCGGCTGGATCACCCAGGACGCGGGCGGCCGCCTCCGTATGACGCCGGAGGGTGCGGCCTTCTACGCGAAGGCCGCGGCGCTCCAGAAGGAGCTGTGGGCCGAGCGCCACGAGGGCATCACGGACGCGGAGTACCTGACCACCCTCAAGGTGCTGCAGCGGTTCATCCACAACACCGGAGGGCGGGCCTGGCACCACTGA
- a CDS encoding adenosine deaminase: MNTPHPPVPKAELHLHIEGTLEPELAFALAARNGVELPYASEDELRRAYSFSDLQSFLDLYYALMAVLRTEEDFADLAHAYLARARQQGVRHVEIFFDPQAHTARGVPIGTVIEGLSRALDAAPETYGITTRLIMCFLRDESAESALETFEAARPYLDRITAVGLDSAEVGNPPSKFREVYALAREAGLKCVAHAGEEGPPAYVWEALDVLGVDRVDHGVRSLEDPELVARLAAEQVPLTVCPLSNVRLRVIDDLADHPLPAMLDAGLLVTVNSDDPAYFGGYAHDNFTAVRDALSLDEATLHTLARNSFTASFLDDETRAAYLKEVDAHQGA, from the coding sequence ATGAACACCCCCCACCCCCCGGTCCCCAAGGCCGAACTGCACCTGCACATCGAGGGCACGCTGGAGCCCGAGCTGGCGTTCGCGCTCGCCGCCCGCAACGGCGTCGAGCTGCCGTACGCCTCCGAGGACGAGCTGCGCCGCGCCTACTCCTTCAGCGACCTGCAGTCCTTCCTGGACCTGTACTACGCGCTGATGGCCGTGCTGCGCACCGAGGAGGACTTCGCCGACCTGGCGCACGCCTACCTCGCGCGGGCGCGGCAGCAGGGCGTACGGCACGTGGAGATCTTCTTCGACCCGCAGGCCCACACCGCCCGCGGCGTGCCCATCGGCACCGTCATCGAGGGCCTGAGCCGCGCCCTGGACGCCGCCCCGGAGACCTACGGCATCACCACCCGCCTCATCATGTGCTTCCTGCGGGACGAGAGCGCGGAGTCGGCCCTGGAAACCTTCGAGGCGGCCCGCCCGTACCTGGACCGGATCACCGCCGTCGGGCTGGACTCCGCCGAGGTCGGCAACCCGCCGTCGAAGTTCCGCGAGGTGTACGCGCTCGCCCGGGAGGCCGGGCTGAAGTGCGTGGCGCACGCCGGCGAGGAGGGGCCGCCCGCGTACGTGTGGGAGGCGCTGGACGTGCTCGGCGTGGACCGGGTCGACCACGGCGTGCGGTCCCTGGAGGACCCGGAGCTGGTGGCGCGGCTGGCCGCCGAGCAGGTGCCGCTCACGGTCTGCCCGCTGTCCAACGTCCGGCTGCGGGTCATCGACGACCTGGCCGACCACCCGCTGCCCGCCATGCTGGACGCGGGCCTGCTGGTGACCGTCAACTCCGACGACCCGGCCTACTTCGGCGGCTACGCGCACGACAACTTCACCGCGGTACGCGACGCGCTGAGCCTGGATGAGGCCACGCTGCACACTCTGGCGCGGAACTCCTTCACGGCGTCCTTCCTGGACGACGAGACCCGCGCCGCGTACCTGAAGGAGGTCGACGCGCACCAAGGGGCGTGA
- a CDS encoding gamma-glutamylcyclotransferase family protein produces MNDRPAEHERLPFFVYGTLRPGEANHAWALRGRTAAEQPAMVHGALLYDGPGYPYAVQGPAEAAVHGHVVTPHEAAYDEVLAVLDRLEGYTPGAPDNDYDRVACEAVLPDGTAVSAWVYLAAEPLAGRLRAAGTPIPGGDWLATGRRAEGPVGPGVAANEGRAFAAAAQEGA; encoded by the coding sequence ATGAACGACCGGCCCGCCGAGCACGAGCGGCTGCCCTTCTTCGTCTACGGGACGCTGCGACCGGGCGAGGCCAATCACGCCTGGGCCCTGCGCGGCCGTACCGCCGCCGAGCAGCCGGCGATGGTCCACGGGGCGCTGCTGTACGACGGGCCCGGCTACCCGTACGCCGTCCAGGGCCCCGCGGAAGCCGCGGTGCACGGCCATGTCGTCACGCCGCACGAGGCGGCGTACGACGAGGTCCTGGCGGTCCTGGACCGGCTGGAGGGCTACACGCCCGGCGCGCCGGACAACGACTACGACCGGGTCGCCTGCGAGGCCGTCCTCCCGGACGGCACCGCGGTCAGCGCCTGGGTGTACCTCGCCGCCGAACCCCTGGCCGGCCGCCTCCGCGCCGCCGGCACCCCGATCCCCGGTGGCGACTGGCTCGCCACCGGCCGACGTGCCGAGGGCCCGGTGGGCCCCGGCGTCGCCGCCAACGAGGGCCGCGCCTTCGCCGCCGCCGCACAGGAAGGTGCCTGA
- a CDS encoding SanA/YdcF family protein — MKVRANGLVRRVAGWLRLPRTARGRRRAVQAVMAVCVLALLPATWMRLASGDRVRTAADVPPAPVAVVFGAGLWDGEPSPYLAHRLDTAAGLYDAGRVRAILVTGDNSTRDYDEPDAMRRYLTARGVPARKIVSDYAGFDTWDSCSRARRVFGVDRAVLVSQGFHVRRALALCGAAGIDAYGVGAADPHDATWYYGSVREILAAGKAAADAAFRPDPHFLGPKEDGVAQALR, encoded by the coding sequence ATGAAGGTGCGGGCGAACGGCCTGGTGCGGCGGGTGGCGGGGTGGCTGCGGCTGCCGCGCACGGCCCGGGGGCGGCGGCGGGCGGTGCAGGCCGTGATGGCCGTCTGCGTGCTCGCGCTGCTGCCCGCGACCTGGATGCGGCTGGCGTCCGGCGACCGGGTGCGGACCGCGGCCGACGTGCCGCCGGCGCCGGTCGCGGTGGTCTTCGGGGCCGGCCTGTGGGACGGCGAACCGTCCCCGTACCTCGCGCACCGGCTGGACACCGCGGCCGGGCTGTACGACGCGGGCCGGGTCCGGGCGATCCTGGTGACCGGCGACAACAGCACCCGTGACTACGACGAGCCGGACGCCATGCGCCGGTACCTGACCGCGCGCGGCGTCCCCGCGCGGAAGATCGTCAGCGACTACGCGGGCTTCGACACCTGGGACTCCTGCAGCCGCGCCCGCCGGGTCTTCGGGGTGGACCGGGCGGTGCTGGTCAGCCAGGGGTTCCACGTCCGGCGGGCGCTGGCGCTCTGCGGGGCCGCGGGGATCGACGCGTACGGGGTCGGCGCCGCCGATCCGCACGACGCCACCTGGTACTACGGGAGCGTGCGGGAGATCCTCGCGGCCGGCAAGGCGGCGGCCGACGCGGCCTTCCGCCCCGACCCGCACTTCCTCGGCCCGAAGGAGGACGGCGTGGCCCAGGCCCTGCGGTGA